The Malus domestica chromosome 08, GDT2T_hap1 genomic interval ATTGAGCTGCCGGAATCCCCAAATTGAATCCCAACATTCAAGCGAATGAATTGCAATTTCTTCCTATTAGCATTTTCAGGTCTAAGTTCCTAACAATCGATGCCCAAACATGAGTCCGAAATTCCGAAAACATTAGAAATTGTACCAAAAGACAAGATTAAACCAACACGGCAGCAGATCCAACATAACAGAAATTTGACCAATGCTAATGTACAGATTAAATGGGGAGAGTAGACGGAGTTTACCACATCACAGCACACATGCCTTTGCCGGTGAGGGTGTGCCACCGCTTTGGCTGATGCACCGTGATTCCCTTGTATGTTATGCCCTCTCCGTGTCCTCCTCCCATCTTCGCCGataactctctctttctccgtCTCTATTTGAGCTAGCTACCCCTACACTCTGAAATCTCTCTCAATTGAGGAGCGCTCCAGACCCGATAACAACTCCATTATTCCCGACCCACTTTTGCTTCCCATGAGTCCATGACGACGAACCTATTTCCCATCGTGGGCTTCGCTTGATTAGTTCAGCTGCAAGCCCCAGCTTCAAGATAAATTCATAGCTTTTGGAATCAGCATTAGCCCAATACAGGCCCATagaaaacaaagtttttttctTGACAAATGATAAACTCAATAAGTAAACTGGTTGCAAATTCGTTATGTTCatgataaaattaaaataaaacataatttttatcatatttttcGAAGATAGTGTGATGGTGTTCTTTTGATACAAGCGAAAATTTGAGATAAAATACATAATGACTTAAGTTTAGATATCAaactaaacacaaaaataaatcgTCTTGTAATGCAAATATATAGTATTtgcctagtttttttttaaaagaggtGAAATTAATATTCTCTCCTCCTCACTCTCCTGCCTCCCTGTCAAAACGCAGAAACTCCAACAAAAATTCTCCCCGGTATACTAGTCTTCCTTTCACCATGAAATTGATAATCATCGTTCCAAGTTACACAAACGACGACGAAAATATTTCGAGCAAACTCAACATTTGATCTATAACTGAACAAAAAAGATATCCAAACTCCGAAGATGTAAgggaaaaaatattgaaaatttaaatattcgTCCATGCTCATCTTTTTCTCTCCCATAATTGTTAGTTTGCtaacatttttctctcaaaaAGCTCAATTCCTGTTTCAAAATTCTCCATAAATttaaggaattgttattagcacttctaaaatctcattctacactccaaactttctttatttagaagaaaaaaaaacacttataaTAAGCGTAGAATAAAATTTTTGgaatgccaataacacttcactaaatttatgttacaacCACACCCACTTTCTACTTATTAAAATGACTTCTTTAGCTTTTAATTGGAGAGTTGTGGGGCCcaccttattttttttttatgtcttGGTTTccagtttctctctctcttcttccctcTCTTCCCGAAACTCATCTcagaacctctctctctctttttttctgtttcttcttctctctctaactctctAAGCTCCGAGAACTCCCAACCTCTCTTCCCTTCAACAAaaaatcaagcccaaaatcTATATATTCGGAATCCTTGAGACCCAACGAACTCAATGGTACCCTTGCATGCGCCATCAGAGCATCGTGGAGTTTTCTgccattgaagccgagagcttcaAACCTCTAAAACTCGAACCCAGGTGAGAAGTGTGTTCCTTCTTCAAATCTCTGGGTTATGCATGTTGGTTTTATGACAAAACTCAAGGGTTTTGATCTCAGTTTTCTCGATGCCAATAATCTAGCTCCGACGACGAACTCCGACGAGTTCGAGGTCCATTTCTTCCCAAAACCTGCTGCAGTGCATCTGGGTAAGTTATTATGTATATTTGTGAGCCCCAACCCTTGCCATCCTTTGTGCATGCATGTCTGGTTCCGACGACGAACTCCGGCGAGttcgtgggtgtgtgtgtgtgtgtacgggGTGCAGGCGTGTGTGCTGTGTGTGCGCGTgaaccgtgtgtgtgtgtgtgagcatGCTGTGCATGCCGTGTATGCAtgctgcgtgtgtgtgtgtttatatatgtatatatatatatatatatatatatgcatgggtGTGTGCAGCGCATGCTTATGCCGGCATGCTGCGTGTGTAtgtgtttatatatgtatatatatatatatatatatatatatatatatgcatgtgtgtgtgcagcgCATGCTTATGCatgctctgtgtgtgtgtgtgtgtttatatatgtatatgtatatgcaagtgtgtgtgtgcagtgcatgctttgcatgtgtgtgtgtgttggtgagtatgggtttgggcttaagcccaaaccacctCTTGTCCCTAACCCActcaacccaaaacccattttcATTACCTAAAATTCCATCTTTTGGTAGTTTATtaaatgggaactttaacgaaaagcacccggtactgttcactttaacgaaaaaccatatttttacactaaaaagtcaatcctggtactattcactttaccatttattttgtccttatcattaaaactcaaagttttcaaacccttttcattagttttcctttattaaattgtacattttcatgcttaggtgaagttgctagtggagACTTCCTTAATCTTTTTCTACACAATTCTGCTGCttcggagtatctgtgagtggaccaccTTCGAAAATTGCATGTTTTATTGATAGAATTGCATAATTTAATAGCATGCCTTGCAGAATTATTGATTTGAGGAATACTTTACAGGAAGCATGATGATTTAATTATGattgattatatatattttgaactattttcattatattgtattttctataTAACCCCCTCattctggtagactatctgatcgatgacgataggatgctaagaatgtgtttcaaatgactttcgaacacctcttcgtAGTATAGAGGATCGATGAATTTATGCTACGAAGTTGTATTTTAGAGATGAATTAtgttttgtgcgtacctagtgaacACTATGCCGTCTGGAGCGAgaatctggtgttggcattgaggccgggagaaataatccctagcgaaaggctgagggacacagagacaggcattgggccgggagggagatatctctggctacgggcacagagactgaggtgcaggcattgggaCAGGAGTATTGTTATTCAGTGCACTCACTAGCAGCACAACTTGTGTTATGCTTCCTGATATGATTTCTAATATGATTTTCTGAGATTGATTTGCAGAGAGATATATGAATtatttttatggcatgctagaggtTTTGAgaaacctatcacttattatttagtagttttcattatcttAACTGTGGGGGTTAATATGTTTATAATTGTTTTCgtattatgtatgtatataaacttggtctactcacccttgttttgcgcccccattcaggtcttagGGACGAGGACTACAACGCAAtatacgaggcattcccctaccagtagcTGCGTTCATTTTCTTTGTGTGAAATCTGTAATAGTCTTTCCTTTTGAAATCTCGAATTAGAACATGCTCTGTGCACTCTAGTCTCTTTCTTAAGCACTGTTTATTTCCTTTAGACCTTCTgagaattatatttatattttctccTAATATTTACTCTtgtattcaataaatggctttcgtcacctcggatgtcggccaacacgtgcgTATCCTgatattcggggaatatcggggtcggggcgtgtcaattTATATATCTTCAAAAATTCCAATCATGATATGAGATTGTAATGTTGTTGATGTTGcagtgtgaaaaataaaatgcgTTAATTCTTGGTAAACGGACGACTGGAATTTTGAGAAGAATTCTgagtttcaactttcaaagaaAAGACGAGAGGAGAGAGGTATAAAACGTTGTTttaattgcatttttttttttaaattgagttaCTTAGAGTGCCCCGCATGCAAAACTGTTTGAGTGGGAAAACATGCATCTAGCATCTCTCCCCACTATTTTATGACATTTTGCCTTTCCAATTTTCTTTAGCCAGATTGACTGCATACATTTCTATCACCCGTAATAATGGAACACTAATATAAATAGAAAGTGGAAGAGACTTTTCAAAAGTACTTGCACGTTGATTAACCATGAgtttcgtttttgttttttgttttattgtttaattatatttgtCATTTAGTATTTAGTATTAAGATCCAATgttatttctcttcatttgtaagtagaAAGTTTTAAGCTTGATTttcgtcaaaaacaaatttaaactatattattgctagcttattgtgaAACTTAGCCCACTTCCTCTAccgttagtgtagataatattatttgttaaaatgtCAAATTGGATTCATGGTCCCCATGGTGATAAGGTATTCAGAAAATTGctcctgtggtaaaaaaattaggatttaaatcCTTGTGGTGAAGGTTATTAGCAAATTTAACCCAAACGTGAGATTTATGTTAAATCTCAATTAAATGTAGGGATAAAAGTGTCCTACCACTCTTTCTGTTTGGCCTTCTTCTCTCTTCCCTCCTTCTGTCTGTGTTATTGTACCTCCTCTCGGCTCACTCTCCAGGCTCTCACACATTTATTCTCTATTAGCCATTTTCTTTCTATCTCTGTAATCTTAAAAATGTAGGAATAACATTATTCGAATGCTTACGAAAAAAATTACACCTTTAATGAAAGTAAGACCACAAGACATTACCCCAAAAGAAACCCATTTATGAACGTACCAATAATTTTCAGTTAAATATTCAAACGAAGAATTGCAAACTTCAAGCATTAAAATTAAACTCTAACAAACTTCAAGCATTAAAATTAAACTCTAACAAAGCAATAACAAAAGGAGATTAAAAGCCAATTAAGCAAACACTCGCCTACAAATCCAATGATTTCAACAATTTACACTTATTAGCAAAATTAGACCGATACTGGAGGCATTGGAGCACTAGATTAAGCTCAACTTTTCGAGCATGGGTAATATGTCGCTGATAGCAATCATACCGGCGTCCGATAAGCTATTCAAATCAAGCATGTTGTTGTCAGAGCCATTGGCAGAATGTAACCTCACTGACGAAAGGTTAAGGCGCTCGTCAATGTGAACAGTGTAGACATTGCGGAATTGGTGGCGAGGAGGTCGACGATGAGGTCCGGGCTGCCGATGGTGCCGATGTAGAGGGCAGTGCTGCTGAGGCACTTGAGGGCGAGCTAGCGCTTGCAGACGAGGGAGCAGGCATCATGGCTGGGCTTGGAGTCAAGTTGCCGGAAGACCTCAACGATCAGCTTGTGATGAGACACGTGTTGATCTGATCGTATCCTTGCATTGCACCGTAGAGGTATAATTACATAGACACAGAGAAAGGAATAGAAGGCTAGCAGAAATAAAGAGTGGTTGGACATTTTATCCTTATACTTAACCGAGTTTAACAGAAGTTTGTTTTTTGGGTTAATTTTGCTAATAATCTTCACCACAAGGGTttgaattctaatttttttaccacatgggcAATCCTCCAAATAACCTGTCATCACTAACCTCGGTAATGTTTATACCTCTTTAAGGAATCAATGCCTTTACCAAAATTGAAATTACATATAAACTAGAAACGCAAAAGAAAATATCATTTTATATGTAATGAAGATCCAAGTATGGCTAAACAATCACATTACAAAATGAACAACAACATGTGGGGAAATTTTATAGTTCGGcacaaatataaaaaatgaacAACATGTGGGAAATTTTATAGTTCGGCACAAATATAAAAATGAACAACAACATGTGGGAAATTTTATAGTTGGGAAATTTTATAGTTCGGcacaaatataaaaaatgaacAACAACATGTGGGGAAATTTTATAGTTCGGCAATTGGATCATATGTACATGTAGATCAAAACTgggaataaaaagaaaaagctaAGTAGACTTTTTTAAAGTGTGAGTCTCTACCACCTCATGTAATTtgtctaatattttataatgttggcacaataattatttcaaaaacattaAACGGCaaaaaatggatgaaaaataactctttttagtttttagaaAGCCTGGtcaacatttttcaaaaaaaaaaaattctacccGCTCTCCTGATTTATGGAGGCTAATAAATCAGTCATAGGTCATATAATGGAGGGGGAGGACCTCCAAAACGAGAAACTTTTAGTTGTTATAGGAatacggatggtacaccacatgtttttatgcaagtggtggaaaattttaatttttaagttattaacatttttagcacacataacccaccatttatataaagaAACGTGGTATACCACCTCGTGTgacgatcacattgaaaaaatGTCTCTTCCGAAACCAGTCCAGCGGGTATaaaagccaccttcccatgaATCCGTTGGACCAAAAACGAAAACAAGACAATCTCATCCAATTGTCACTGAAATTCAACGGCACGATGGCGAGCAGTCCGACGGTTGATGCCAGAAGCGGCTTCTGCAGTTCCAATTCCGTATTCTACAGCAAGCGCAAGGCCATAACACTACCGCCCAGCGATTATCTCGACATCACAACATTCATATCGTCTCAAGCCCACCGAGGCAATGTGGCCTTCATCGACGGCTCCACCGGCCAACAACTCACCTACGTTCAATTATGGACTGCCGTCGATTCAGTTGCCTCGTCTCTCTCCGACATGGGCATCCGAAAGGGCCATGTCATCCTCCTCCTGTCCCCGAACTCCATCTTCTTCCCGGTGGTCTGCCTGGCCGTGATGTCGCTGGGTGCGATCATAACAACCACCAACCCACTCAACACTACTCGGGAAATCACCAAGCAAATGGCCGATTCCAAACCGGTACTCGCCTTCACTACTCGCCAGCTCATCCCCAAACTCGCCGGTCCAAAACCTCTCCCCATCGTCCTCATTGATGGCGAAATCAATACTCCTGTTAGTAACAAAAATATTGCGTCTACCTTGGGAAAGATGATGGCGAATGAGAAACGTGATGGATTGAAATCGAGGGAAGTGATCAACCAGGACGACACGGCGACTCTGCTCTACTCGTCGGGAACGACGGGGGCGAGTAAAGGCGTGGTGTCGTCTCACAGGAATCTGATAGCGATGGTTCAGAGCGTTAAGGGCTGGTTATATTTGGACGATACCCACCAAACGTTCCTCTGCACGATTCCAATGTTCCACATCTTCGGCTTGGCGGTGTTCGCTGCGGGCCTCCTTTCCTTGGGGTCGACCATCGTGGTGCTCTCCAAGTTCGAGATGCATGACATGCTGTTGGCCATTCAGAAGAACCGTGTGAGCTACGTGCCGGTGGTGCCTCCCATTCTGGTGGCGCTAATCAACGCCGCCGACCAGGTGAAGGCGAAGTATGATCTGAGTTCGCTGAGGTGGGTGTTGTCGGGTGGCGCCCCACTGAGCAAGGAAGTGACCGAGGGGTTCTTGGACAAGTATCCAATGGTGACAATTCTTCAGGGTTACGGGTTGACGGAATCGGCCGGGGTCGGAGCTTCAACGGAATCGCTGGAGGAGAGTCGCAAGTACGGTACGGCGGGGCTGTTGTCGGCGAGTATGGAGGCTATGATTGTGGACCGGGACAGCGGTAATCCACTACCGGCGAATAAGACGGGAGAGCTTTATCTCAAAGGTCCCTCAATAATGAAAGGTGTGCGCGATTTATTCCTTCAAAACCACCGAATCAAATGTTTTGgatctttaaaatttaatttaattgttaaaaatagagaagttattataaaaatttattttttgactaTTTGATCAAATTTGAAGGGTCTGAATCATttaatttgatgattttaaaagaAAAGATCCAAAGTTGATCTATTTTGTATTTTCCCTTTTTAGTTCGTGCGTTGGCTGATTGCCTTAATTACcaatctttttcatttttttcgttTTGCTTTTCTTAATTACCATTTCTTTTGTGACAAttgaaaactaattttttagactaaatttgtaattcATGTTATTTGTtattaatagaaaataaacacgttaGTTCATACTATCCAATCATTGATAATCACGACatatgatttaaaaattttggttTAAATATATGATATCCCTTGCATTAAccattttcgttttttttttgttttatacatTAGATCTTACTTAATAggataagactttgttgttagTGATGATAATAATGTGACCAGTGTTACTAAGAAATTGATAACTGATAATACGAGCCAGATACATAAATGTTAAAACTATGTAAATTATTTGAGGACgatgaaattatgaaaaaataGTTACATATTTGGATCGTCTTGAGTAAACTGAATATTATTGTACATGAAGTTGAAATGAGTTTAATATACTTGTGAAGTCGGAGGGTGAATTAGTTTATAATATATTGTTGTGTGCTTGCTCGGTACAATTGTATTTTCAGGGtattttaataatgcaaaagcaACTGCATCAACACTCGATTCAAAAGGATGGTTAAGAACCGGAGATTTGTGCTACATCGATGAGGATGGATTCATTTTTGTGGTTGATAGGTTGAAGGAGCTCATTAAGTACAACGGATATCAGGTGCATACATGCAAATACGGGATCATATTTTACTTGCAATTTCGtatatgaacttgttttcacaagtAATATATTTATCGGaaaaaaagtaaacaaaaacgCATCAACGGCATGCATGTtgtaatttgataaaaaaaaaattactttgtCAATGATTTAGGTGGCCCCTGCTGAACTGGAGGCTTTGCTGCTCACGCATCCCGAAATTGTTGATGCTGCCGTTATACCGTAAGCTCTTCACGAGATTCTCTCCGGATTTCTTCCACTAAGGTTACCGCATCAAGTGATATGGACTTTTAAAATTTCATCTAACGATCTATCTGTTTTGATATCTtaaaagctataataattttttaccgttTGATGATATTTCAAAAGTCTGGATCACTTAATCTGGTGGCCTTGATGGAAGAGATCCAGAGATGATCTCTCTCTTCTTAGCTTTCCATTTTAATGTCAAAGTAATACTTTTCCAGTACTTGATgattgtatgtatgtatgtgttgtTGGCAGATTTCCAGATGAAAAGGTTGGACAGCATCCAATGGCATATGTGGTAAGAAAAGCCGGAAGCAGTTTAACGGAGAGCGGAGTGATGGAGTTTGTGGGCAAGCAGGTGGCTCCCTACAAGAGAATTAGGAGGGTGGCATTTATAGATTCCGTGCCTAAGAATCCATCTGGCAAGATTCTCCGGAAGGATCTCATCCAGATTGCAACTTCTTCTTCCAAACTTTGAGCAGTTGTAGTACTAGTGCTACATTTATGAATAATTTGCAATTGAGAGAGTGGTGGTATAACATTATCAGCTCACTTGCTTTTCAGATTCTGAGCCCATTTAGTTCTTTGATTTATAGCAGCTAGCGTGGCCGGATTTTTTTGCAGACTATTTTGTGGcgcaaattaattaattttatcttaacttgccttatcttttgttttaaatCGCATGCAACCTGTTGTATATTGTATCTTATTCACAAATTTCAATCATTAATATCAAATTTAAGATTAAATCAACCGTTAATTATTGCTTATTGGGTAACCAAGAGaacaaaatctcataaaacaTATACTGTTCGTGCACGTGATGAGTTATTTTGGGGCATGAAAGTGATTTTGTTGCTTGTAGACCTGAGTGGCCCAATTTATACACCCTTTTAAATTGGACCATACATTTGGCCCAGAATAGTCTTATCTCCTTTATTAATCATTTGCTAAACATGTAGTTGTGGGTCTGCTGCGCACTTCTCTTCTTCACCGCATGCCCAAACTTGGGTCGTCTCACAACCTCTTTTCTGGGCTTCTTAGCGATCCCAGGACCTATTAAAATTAAAGTGATTTTCCTAGAATGGCTTCCCACATACCCAACAActtattttaattctttaatgGCATGTTTACGTAAGGGTAATCGGAATAAAGAAAGGgaattgaattccgattacggaGTATTCCGGTGTTTACTAAATATTAAGGAATCAAAAAAGTGGTGGAGCCCACACGAAACAAGGAATCCAATTCCTGAAATTGGAGGAACCGGATTCCCTAGTTTTGTGAGGTATTTGAATTCCCTAAGGGCAAGGGAATCAGGAATGCATATTTTATTCCAATTATGCCCtcacttgtttcttattatcccaacattgcccttcatttgacactcattatgtcatttttaataaataaataaaacctatttatatttttttatatagataattttattatataaatttaattaagaatttaatttaattaattagtatgaaaataatttatttatgtaagggcaatttagtcatcaacttagttttcattccgattgaagtgaattagtaaacaacttatatagaCTCAATATCATTTTtgccatcttttaataaataaataaaacctatttatacatgcttatatagatgaattttattatataaatttaattaagaatttaattaaattattagtatgaaaataatttatttatgtaagggcaatatagtaatcaacctagttttcattccgattgaaatgaattagtaaacaacttatatggactcaacatcattcctactccgattcctgacagttttagtaaacaacttcaacaggaatctgattctgattccacctcatttcaattcctcctcaatccaattccccctcaatccaattcctctcaatttgattacggattagtaaacgcgccatAATTGTGGCTGTCTTGGAACCCACATGTTTTCATGGTGCAGTGACACTtctttatgttttggttttcCTTCCGGACAATAGTTTTCAATTGCATTGATAACTAGCTGCTTCTTATTcttttgagttagtttttcATCTTTCCTTTTGGTTGTATTGTTCATGCTCTTGGTGAGAGTGTTACAACTTGTAAGCTTATTTCCTTGTTAGTGAAAATTGATTCATCTTCATTgagtttcatttttctttttattgttggTTGTAAGTCTTGGGCTAGTGTAGAGTCTGCACTAACTGAGAAGCAATACTCTGGAGTTTGGAATATTGTCTTTCTCTACATGGTAGCAGAGCTACAAGGGAGGTAGCTTCTGTTGTCAAGTTTCCCTTTGTAAAGAAAGATTGTGACAATCAAACATTGTGACACAAAAGCTCATAAAACATATACTGTCCGTGCACATAATGAGTTATTTTGGGGCATGCAAGTGATTTTTTTGCCTGCAGGCTTGAGTGACCCAATTTATACATCCTTTTAAATTGGACCACTCACTTGACCCATAATAGTCTTTTATCCTTCATTAACCATTTGCTGAACATGTAGCCGCCGATCTGCTACTCACTTCTCTCCTTCACCACATGTCCAAACTTAGATGGTCCCCACAACCTTGTTTCCGGGCTTCCGAATGATCCCAGGACCACCTAAGTCCTTAATGCATCCGCCACTGACTGTTAGTTCGCAAGGGAATTTGCAAACTTATATTCCATACGCGCCAAATTAAAGTGGGTTGGGTTCACTTTGGCATGATCTGGAGGACTGTCTGTCGATGTTCAATCTATCACAATTGGTGCTTAAATTTTGTCCACCCATCCAAGATTAATGGTTAAACTTGATTATTAGTTGTAAAATCACAACTTCAGATAAATGATAATTAACAGCCTAACCACAATGACAATGTGTATGAGAAATTCAGTACTGAGAGCTTCCGCATTCCACAACTTACAATTTGGATGATCGTTGTGACATCTATAACGGGAGATGAAAAATGCTTTGGAATTGGCATTTTGCATCTTTTGGAGGTGAATCTCGCTAGacgcaaaaagaaaaataaacgaaatacaaaatttacatttATCACGCTGGAGTAGAGCTAAAATATACATCTCCCGAAATATAAAAAGAGATGTAAATGTCAAGCTTGCAACGTTTTATTGAAGATACTCTAATAAAATTAAGTAAATATAACGAGTCTATCTACTAGAAGGCATGCGTTATGCACATTatgcatataaatatatgaacGCGTTTGTTTGAAAATCTTGCAACTGAATCCTTTTGCGTCAATCAGTCCCcattcataaataaaatagcTACAAATAACAATGGTAGTGCCTCCAATTTCAAACGCATTTTTCTAATCCCAGAAGGGAGGAGAAATCACATCAATTTGTTAATTGCCCCCATTTTCAAACTTTCTGGAAGGACACTGAattcttttgtcaaaaaaacagaaaaaaagaagagaaaactcCATCCAGTAAGTTACAAGGAAAATAACTATATAAGACGTCCACTCACGATGACCATGAGTTTCTTGGTAAGCTACTAATTAATTGAGGCACTCCAAGAATAATAGTCCGACCTTGTGAGAATTATCGTATAGATTCGGTGTTAATCCGATTGGTAATTATGGCGCGTTTACGTATCGGTAATGAAAATAGGAGGAAATGAACTAAGGATGAATTGAATTAAGGAGGAGTTGGAATGAGGAGAAGTCATAATcagattcatgttgaagctgtttacttaaatgttctggaatcggaatagaatttcataaagctgtttactaattcagcagaatcggaatataaactagtatgattactaaaatgcccttgtcccaaatcaaatattttatatactttaaTGGGGTTATAAAGGATTGtcttggaaataaaaaaaagtaagtgAGGGCATAAAGGGAACAAAAATGTCTTTCCAATTACCCAAATAATCAGGAATTGAATTATCACCTATATCTAGGGAATCCAATTATCACCTATATCTAGGGAATCCAATTCCACCAATACAAGGAATTGAAATCCAAAATTTGTGTGAACCCCACTGCTTTTTTTATTCCTCCATGTTTAGTAAACATCGAAGTACTTCGTAATCAGAATTCAATTTCACATTCTCATTTCGATTACAGATACAAACACGCCCTTAGTGATTAAATTAAGTATTGCAGCGGGACTCTCTGGAAACGGCAACCCAGTCCAAGTCTACCGGAAACGACCT includes:
- the LOC103440201 gene encoding NADH dehydrogenase [ubiquinone] 1 beta subcomplex subunit 2 — protein: MGGGHGEGITYKGITVHQPKRWHTLTGKGMCAVMWFWVLYRAKKDGPVVLGWRHPWDGHDDHH
- the LOC103440200 gene encoding peroxisomal OPC-8:0-CoA ligase 1-like, whose protein sequence is MNPLDQKRKQDNLIQLSLKFNGTMASSPTVDARSGFCSSNSVFYSKRKAITLPPSDYLDITTFISSQAHRGNVAFIDGSTGQQLTYVQLWTAVDSVASSLSDMGIRKGHVILLLSPNSIFFPVVCLAVMSLGAIITTTNPLNTTREITKQMADSKPVLAFTTRQLIPKLAGPKPLPIVLIDGEINTPVSNKNIASTLGKMMANEKRDGLKSREVINQDDTATLLYSSGTTGASKGVVSSHRNLIAMVQSVKGWLYLDDTHQTFLCTIPMFHIFGLAVFAAGLLSLGSTIVVLSKFEMHDMLLAIQKNRVSYVPVVPPILVALINAADQVKAKYDLSSLRWVLSGGAPLSKEVTEGFLDKYPMVTILQGYGLTESAGVGASTESLEESRKYGTAGLLSASMEAMIVDRDSGNPLPANKTGELYLKGPSIMKGYFNNAKATASTLDSKGWLRTGDLCYIDEDGFIFVVDRLKELIKYNGYQVAPAELEALLLTHPEIVDAAVIPFPDEKVGQHPMAYVVRKAGSSLTESGVMEFVGKQVAPYKRIRRVAFIDSVPKNPSGKILRKDLIQIATSSSKL